The Lycium ferocissimum isolate CSIRO_LF1 unplaced genomic scaffold, AGI_CSIRO_Lferr_CH_V1 ctg285, whole genome shotgun sequence sequence CTTGTTATTCACTTAATGGTAACTGTAAATGGACTGCGATATTGTATGCTTATATAAAAAGCAGTTGTGAAGCTGCATATGAGACATCAAAATGCCTTGGCATCTTACAGGAAAAGAATGGCTTTATTGTAAACTTACAATGTGGTACCAATTGATTAAAAGAATCACAAATCAAATACAAAAGAATCTTCTCTTTGCACCAAAAGCTGCCACCCCCTAATCTCTCATTCCAAATTCAAGAATACGAACGCTACTATTAATTGATCTGTGCTTCTCTCTTTTTTGAGATCCTTTCCTATTCCCTCACCAAATCTCATGAGAAGCGAGTTCAGCACAGCAGGCCCTGCCTTAAATATAACCCGAAATCCAATCCCAGCTAGACTACTTTTTTTCTCATTCTATAATCTTTACTATGATCCCAAGCCATTCCTGATGGACTCAAGAACCTGCACTACCTCAGCCATGCTAGGTCTCCTTGAAGGTATTTCAGAAGTACAAATCAAGCCTAACTTCATTACCTGAATCAGCTCATTTTCCGCATAGCCTCTCAAACTTCTATCGAAACAGTCTGAAGCAGCACCCCTTTCTATCAGCCCTCTAACATATTCACACAAGACCACCACTTCATTTGCTACTGGACTCTCCACCGGTTTCCTCCCAGTGATCAACTCCAGCAGAATTACCCCAAAACTATAAACATCACATTTATCACTAAGTCGGTTACTTTGCGCCAGCTCTGGCGCAACGTAACCGACTGCATTGTGAAACTTGGTTAGTCCATAGTTATCCAGCAGGGGAAGGAACCTACTCAGGCCATAATCAGTCAATTTGGCTTCATAGTTTGTGTCCAGGAGTATATTAGTGGACTTGATATTAAGATGAACGACAGGAGGTTTGCAATCATGGTGAAGATACGTGAGCGCTCGAGCTGTTCCTACAGCTATCTGAAACCTTCTTGGCCAAGTCAGTTCCGGGTTACCAGCACCAGTGCTGGTTCCAGGATAACTAAGTCCATGTAAATTATCATACAGGTTTCCGTTCGGAACAAACTCGGATAATATTAACTGCATGCTAGAGGACCAGTAGTACCCTTGTAAAGCAACAAGATTGGGGTGCTGAAGGGACCCTAATCGACCAACTTCATGCTCAAATTCATCTTGATTTCTGATTCGCCCCAATGTCTCGAGTTTCTTTACTGCAATCGATACACCACCTTCAAAGGAAGTTCTGTAAACTGATCCAATCGTTCCCCCACCAATCAAAGACTCCTTGTCTAGCAAGGCTTTTGTGCCTGCCTCCCAGTCCTCATATTTCGAAGGCAAAGTCTTGCTGAAAAGAACCAACTTTCCTATAATGACATTTGAATCTGTTGAAGCCAGTGGCGTGCTCTCTACAACGAATGATTCAACTTCTCTCCTCCTTCTTCGCCGGGCCTTCATATTGATGATGGTTATCAAACAAACGCCTGTAAGGATTAGTGCAGCAGCGACAATAGCAACAATAGCCGAGGCACTCAATTTCGGTTTCCCTTTTGCAGGAGTAGTGCCACTGGCAGAGCATGAAACTTCTAAAGGATCACCACAAAGACCACTATTATGAAAAAACGCTGAGGGTCCGAACTTCTTGATGCTCTCAATTGAGGGTATAGCACCAGATAGAAGGTTATAAGATACATTAAAGTGAGTTAAACTATGCAAATCTCCAAGAGCAACAGGTATTGGCCCAGACAGCAGATTTTGAGATAAATCCAAAAAATGCAAGTTAGACAAATTACCAACAATTGATGGAATACTTCCATTCAGTTGGTTATGATGTAAGTCAAGATATACAAGGTTTGACAAATTGTATAGGTTTTGTCTTATTTCTCCTTCTAAAAGATTCCCCGATAGATCCCTGCAACAAATATTATACTGTTCAATTCCAGTTCAAAGCAACgatgaaataataaaacaaattaAACTAAGATGGTAATATACTCACAGTTGCAGAAGAAGCTTGCAGTTGCTAATCTCATGTGGGATTTCGCCAAATAGGGTGAGATTATACAGGTGCAAATATGCAAGCCATTCTATACTACCAAGCTCGGGTGGGATTGTCCCGCCTAGCGAATTATTACCCAATCGAATAACAGAAAGGCTTTTCAAATCCGCAAGCTCAGTAGGGATACTTCCATTAATCCTGTTATACGCCATGTCCAAGTACTTCAACGCACTGCATTTCGTGATGCTCAAGGgaatttcaccaaaaaaattattccttgaAACATCCAACACTTCCAGCCTTTGACTACAAGTCCCGGAGTCAACAATCTCCCCCTCAAAGTCGTTACTTGAAACATTGAAGTATGTAAGATTCACCAACTCAAGAACCCCGAAAGGAGCCAAACCGGAGAACTTATTGCCACCAAGATCCAAAAGCTTCAACCTTTGACACGGAGAAACCTGTTCTTGAACAAATCCGGATAATGCATTGCTCCTCACAGACAGGTAAACTAGCCCTGGAATGTCACAAATTTGTGAAGGTAAACTTCCACTAAGACCATTAAAAGACAAGTCTATCCCTTCAAGATTCTGGCAATTACCAATTGATGCTGGAATTGGACCTGAAAGATTATTTTGTGACAAGGAAATGAACCTAGTTTTTTCACAATTCATAAACAAAGCCACAGGAATCTCACCACTATACATATTTCTTGACAAATCAAGGAACCTTATGTTTGGTAAACCGCCAAGAAACTCAGGAATTGAACCAGAAAGGGCATTGGAGCTAACGTTAATCTTCCATAATGAATCAATCCCACCATACTCTGCAGGAATTTCACCTCTAAATTGGTTCCCAAACAAAGTAAGGATTCTCAAAGACTTAAGTTCAGCCAAGGCAGGTGATAAAACCCCATCAAGACTAGTATTCCATAACACAATTTTCACCACATTACCATCAGAATTACAGAAAACACCACTAAAGTCTATGCAAGGGGTTCCATTAGGATCCCAAGAACCTAAACTATTATAAGGGTCATTAGAAATGTTACCCTTGAATTGAAGAAGGATCTCTTTTTCAGTAATGGGAGAGACCAATTCCaactcaaacaaacaaaaagaccAAACTAGAACAAGACAATGAACAAATGTAcctaattttctcatgttttccaCTCCAGCATTATCATTGCTGGATCCAATCTTGGAAGTTCTTGATCTCTATTTCTCCAAACACCCTTTTGCCTTTTCTCAAATGGGGTCCAATTAATAAAAAAACAAGATTTCGATCTTGACTAAACAGTAGCATTTTTAAATGCTTAGTATCTgcttaaaacaagaaagaaattaaagtgCATTTATGGGTATAActtaaaattatgtgatttGGTACTCTTTTCTTGAAGGAAACAACAAAGTTTGGAACTTTGGGTATTTTGTATATCTGGGTTGGTGTTGGAGTTACTAACCCTAAATTCTATAATTTTTgcagaatttcaagaaaaatgaagatttcaagaaagtgggcttaaaaaaattgaaaatttggaggTGATATTGGTCTGGCTGGCAATGACATGCACATAGAGTAGTAGAGAAGGGTAATACTAAACTAGTGGAATGAAAGGAGAAAATGCCTGGCTTTGCTGGAAAAGGTTGTTGGTCTACTAGTTTAATAGAGAAACTGTTTAATTCTTAAAACAAAAGTCTGTACGTATTTTGACGGTTGTCTCCACATGATCATCTTCCTCCTTTTAATAGCAACACTCATGAACCAAGATATAGGGGTGTTTTGCGGGTTCAATTGAACTTATTATTTTGTACTTTAACTATTTATGAAcataaaaaaagatatatacatataataaggTCACACAAATCGTATCTTAAGATGTATAGGTATACAAGATCACGCGAATTTATTGATGCTAAATCTTTGATTCACTTGTGCTCATCCTTCAACAATGTCGATGGATGCGTGTGGAATACTccaaaagtaaaatttatacATGTAATAAGGTCGAACGAACCGTGTCTTAAGATGTATACAAGATCACACGAATCAACCGATTTTTTGATTCAGTACCCTTTAAAAATGCTAACAAGTACGTGTCGGATCCGTAAAAAATGTAGTACGTTTTTAAAGGATACGATATAAGTACAATAACATTTTTGGATACTCCGAACAACGTAGTCGCACTCTACTCTGTCTCCTCCCTCCCATCTTCTTTCATCATAATTTTGATGCATTATATAGAATAGGAATTTAATTAGTATATACTTAATTGTTTCTTTTTTAGTGATAACAAACAAAAGGAGAAGCCAATTGGTAATCTGTCTGGTTTTGTGAGACTTCACTATCACTACAGTGGAGTATTGCATCGTATATTCATATGGTAGGGTCTGTTATTCAAGGACAGAAGCATTTATTCCATTCACCAACCACGGCACCGTTACCATCACTACTCACCAGACACTCTTTCCTTATAGACAGGTACCTAAAGatcaatgaaatgaaatgaaagaaagaaatgtaggTTGAATTGAATGAGCCTTTTTTGAGAAGGTGAATTGAATGAGTCTTACAAaagcttttttcttctttaactcttttTGCAGGGGTGGGGTTTTGCAGTTATTGTGGTTAGTCAAGATTAATGCAATCTGTTCACCAATAGTTTCATTCCTTTTTAGTCATAATTTTGTGTTACTTTTAtcacttccatttttttttttttgataacaaTGATATTCGAGTCAGATTAGTGCGTCTCAATCATTTCATCTGGTACTtaatattttttccattttaatttatgtgacatattttgaattgtcatgaaatttaagaaaaaaataaaaacttttgacATATTCAAATCTTTATGTGTCGTTTCctgtttcttctttctcttataTGGTTCATTTTATTTGTTCTATTATTGAGTTAATGGAGAGTAGAATTagtccttttatatatatatatatatatatatatatatatatatatatatatatgatttgttaaaagtggaagaaaaataACATAGAAGGTCAGAGCTCAAAAGAGATAAAAAGCAATTTGGACAGTAAATTAAACTTTGAAAAGTCAACTTTTACgtcaaaaagaaacaaattcacAAAATCTCAACTCCCTTTAGGAATCATTCACTCAACAACATGTCACCAAggatctaaggtgagttttgtGGTTTTACCATTGTTTTCTGTTCGACCTAACTATGCATATATATGaaagatttttttcaaaatataataaatttatattcACCCTGAATCTAATACTCTAATCCCCAGATTTGCCTTTGGATAGGAtacccgcccccccccccccccccccaaaaaaaaaaaaaaaaaaacaaccaccaaaaaaaatatatatagatgaaaaaaacaaataaattttcATGATCATTTCTATAATCAAGACGACATAAAGGAGAAGAACAGATGAAGCAACCTTAAAGAGAGGTTGCATACTTAAACAGTAGAAGATATAAACAATGATCAATGGTTCTTCTAGATAATTGATAACATAGGCTTGTAAAGGTCATAATAAAGTTCATTCcaaaaagagagaa is a genomic window containing:
- the LOC132043798 gene encoding probable LRR receptor-like serine/threonine-protein kinase At1g12460 produces the protein MRKLGTFVHCLVLVWSFCLFELELVSPITEKEILLQFKGNISNDPYNSLGSWDPNGTPCIDFSGVFCNSDGNVVKIVLWNTSLDGVLSPALAELKSLRILTLFGNQFRGEIPAEYGGIDSLWKINVSSNALSGSIPEFLGGLPNIRFLDLSRNMYSGEIPVALFMNCEKTRFISLSQNNLSGPIPASIGNCQNLEGIDLSFNGLSGSLPSQICDIPGLVYLSVRSNALSGFVQEQVSPCQRLKLLDLGGNKFSGLAPFGVLELVNLTYFNVSSNDFEGEIVDSGTCSQRLEVLDVSRNNFFGEIPLSITKCSALKYLDMAYNRINGSIPTELADLKSLSVIRLGNNSLGGTIPPELGSIEWLAYLHLYNLTLFGEIPHEISNCKLLLQLDLSGNLLEGEIRQNLYNLSNLVYLDLHHNQLNGSIPSIVGNLSNLHFLDLSQNLLSGPIPVALGDLHSLTHFNVSYNLLSGAIPSIESIKKFGPSAFFHNSGLCGDPLEVSCSASGTTPAKGKPKLSASAIVAIVAAALILTGVCLITIINMKARRRRRREVESFVVESTPLASTDSNVIIGKLVLFSKTLPSKYEDWEAGTKALLDKESLIGGGTIGSVYRTSFEGGVSIAVKKLETLGRIRNQDEFEHEVGRLGSLQHPNLVALQGYYWSSSMQLILSEFVPNGNLYDNLHGLSYPGTSTGAGNPELTWPRRFQIAVGTARALTYLHHDCKPPVVHLNIKSTNILLDTNYEAKLTDYGLSRFLPLLDNYGLTKFHNAVGYVAPELAQSNRLSDKCDVYSFGVILLELITGRKPVESPVANEVVVLCEYVRGLIERGAASDCFDRSLRGYAENELIQVMKLGLICTSEIPSRRPSMAEVVQVLESIRNGLGS